A window of Micromonospora sp. WMMC415 genomic DNA:
CGAAGTCCGCCGGATCCTGCCGCCCCGGCGGCCGGCCGATCCCGAACCGCACCCGGACGTACTCCTTCGTGCCCAGCGACTTCGTCATCGACCGCAGGCCGTTGTGCCCGCCCTCGCCACCGCCGCACTTCACCCGCACCTGGCCGTACGCGATGTCCAGCTCGTCGTGGACGGCGATCACCTGCGCCGGCGGCACCTTGTAGAACTGCGCCAGGCTCGCCACCGGCCCGCCCGACAGGTTCATGTACGTCAACGGCTTGACCAGCACCAGCCGCGGGCCGCCGAACCCCAGCCGCCCCTCGGCGACCTCCGCCACCGCCCGCTTGTGCCGCCCGAACTTCGCCCCCACCCGCCCCGCGAGCAGG
This region includes:
- the pth gene encoding aminoacyl-tRNA hydrolase — encoded protein: MTDETGPWLVVGLGNPGREYAGNRHNVGFMAADLLAGRVGAKFGRHKRAVAEVAEGRLGFGGPRLVLVKPLTYMNLSGGPVASLAQFYKVPPAQVIAVHDELDIAYGQVRVKCGGGEGGHNGLRSMTKSLGTKEYVRVRFGIGRPPGRQDPADFVLSDFGAVERKELDFLVDRAVDVVESVIVRGVEPTQNLYHGG